The following nucleotide sequence is from Anopheles stephensi strain Indian chromosome 3, UCI_ANSTEP_V1.0, whole genome shotgun sequence.
TGTGTCAATCCACTCCAGGTGGTGTAAAATTGAGGCATTGACGTTGGAAGATCGGGAACAGTGGTTGGTGGTTCCAAGGAGGACGACGGTGCCGCTGTCACAGGGGCAGTTGTTGACGGGCTGGGATGTGGTTCGCATGTATCCTGCAATATTAAACGTGGTTGAAGTTAAAAGGACACAATACCCGCTTATTGCGACACACGTACCTGGCTGCCGTGATTACTTTTATCTTTCACTTTCTTATcctgtgttggtggtgatggtagcACCACCGGTTTGACTGCTTCCGCCGACTTAATATGTTCCTTCGCTTCGGATTtgcttgttgttgtcgtcgtcgtccccTGCTTCGATACCGTTGCGGCGGTTGCTTTGTTTGGTGGTGCCGTGAATGGTGGTTTCCTTTGCTCGGTCGGCGTAGTAGGCGGTGAAAAGAGGTTGCGCAGTTTGTTCGAGTGCGCCGGGAACAGATGTTCGAGGTTGGTCGTTTCCTTCGGCTCGATCAACTGTTCGcccgtgttgttgttgaatattttatcgaTAACTGCATCGGGAATGTTTTTGCGCTTTGCCGCTGGAGGAAGCTGCTGTCTGTTGGGTAACACCAGCGGGCACGGCGTCAGGTCCTTGATGGCGATCCGTGTGAGCGGCTTTTTTGAGCGTAGATGCGGTGGCTTCTGCACGAACTTGATCAGTTTGGCATTTTTCTTAATTTCACTCCAAACGAACGCCTGTTTGGCGGGCTGCTCGCTTTTGACCAGTCGCTCCAGCCGTTGCAGATCCTTTTCGGCGGTCGCTTTCTGTTTCTCGTCCTTGGTAAGTTCGATAAACTTGCGGCAGTCTTCGACCGCGCTCTGGTATGCACCGCGCAGTTCACGCACCTGCATCCGACGGTAGTACGGCCGGAAGTAGGTTTCATCTAGCTGGATCGCCTTATTACAATCGGCCAAACATTTGTCGTAATCTTTCAGATTCCAATAGCAAAGGCTGCGATTCGTGTAGTAGATGGCTTCCTCGCTAAACAGCGTAATTGCTTTTGTGTAGCTGCGTTCGGCCTTTTCGAAATCCTTCCGGGCGAGATGTTTGTTGCCGAGTTCCTTGTATTTGTCGGCTTCTTGCTTCACCAGTGCCAGCGTAGCATCCATTGCGGGCGTCGTTGCCTTACCCGGTGAAGAAACTGGTTTCGGGGAGCTTTCGATGCGCTTCTCAATGCGGGCCAAATCACGCTTGGCCGCGTTTAATTCCGCTTCATCCTGCGACAGGCGCAATATTTGTCGACATTCGGTTGCAGCCTTTTCGTTCTCGCCCAGCCGTTCGAACGCTTGCATTCGACGATAGTACGCCTTTAAGTACTTGGGATCTTTCTCGAGTGCCGTACTACAGTCCGCTAGACAATCGTCAAACAGATCCAAGTTCATGTAACACAGGGCACGGTTGCTGTAGTAGGCAGCGTTTTCGCCGTACGTTTCTATGGCTTGACTGTACAGTTCAATTGCTTCCTGGTAGTTTCCGAGCTTGCACTGCTTGTTGCCTCTTTCCTTGAGCATCTCCGCATCGGCCAGCACTTTTTTGTTCACGGCTGTAAAAATGTATTGCAAGAGATGAAATGGGACCGAGTATGCTTGCAGCAAGGTCAATAATTACTTTCACTCTCGGCCTGATCCTGCTTCTCTGCAGTGGTATGGTCCTCGGCAAATTTGCTCATCGCCTTTACATCGCTCCGTACGGGTGGTAATGTTTTGGCCTGTAAAGGTACAAAACGATACTCATCACGATGCAAACAATGGCCAATGTACTAGCCGCGCCGATAGTTTTGTCTCATCATTTCCACTACAAATCATTAGTGTTTTCGATCAACTAACCTCACTATTATCCACTGGCGGAGCTTTAGCAGAAGTTGCTGCTTTCATCTGATCCTGCCACGCGTACAGCTCTTTAATCGATTGCTGCAACTGTTCACACTTGTTTCGCACCATCAGCTGCGATTCTATTGTGTCCATTTTGGGGAAAAGCGTTTCGTAAACTCACTTTTGTTGCAGCCTTGCGATTGGGACGACTGGCACCTTTTGCAGCCTTTTGTTTATGAAGAAATCACAAACACAGTAGAGTCCCACATAGGATCGAGCTGTCAACCTTCGGCACACTCGTTCGGGTTGgtccaaggtgtatgtatttagaaggtggatttttatcgatttgacagggcgacattttagtcgagttatgtcagagtttgtttacaaaaacatatggtatggggctaccaacatgaacaaacagcctcgattctcagtcctttgagcaatttcgctaatttatgggtcatcttcgcatattaagtattgtcccacagacgattgacgatatttggttgcatttttcgtcaaaaaatcgcaagcgataccaccaccggcgcctcctccgacgctgccgtcatacttctcaatacccttccccttgatcacctcggaactgttatgtcaggtcgagaaatgtcaatttgctctaaacaactctaccttctatatctacataccttgggTTGGTCGAGTCGGCTGgttcaaggtgtatgtatttagaaggtggatttttatcgatttgacagggcgacattttagtcgagttatgtcagagtttgtttacaaaaacatatggtatggggcaacaaacatgaacaaacagcctcgattctcaatcccttgagcaatttcgctaatttatgggtcatcttcgcatatcaaatgatgttccacagaagattgacgatatttggttgcatttttcgtcaaaaaatcgcaagcgataccaccaccggcgcctcctccgacgctgccatcactcttctcaatacccttcccctcgatcaccacggaactgttatgtcaggtcgagaaatgtcaatttgctctaaacaactctaccttctatatccatataccttgggCTGGTTGCACGAAAGTTGACATTTAGCTGACAGCTTGCAGATTTGAGATTTCAAAAAAGGCGTTTTTGCATTCATGAGAAATTTGTGTTGAGAAAAATACACTCAAGATAGGTGCGAGCGCATGATTCTTGCTATGCTTGGTGAAGTCTAAGATTTTCAGGTTGTTTTGAACGCTTAATGAAATAATATCAACTCTAAATCAAACTCGTAAAACTCTTGAAGGTACTTAACTGCAGCTATCGTCGATTTTAGGTcatgtttattgattttttttcaatcaaaaaGCGTGTCACAACTAATTTGTGATAAGAAACACGTTGATTGTGTTGAATTTTTTACGTTTGCGCTACTATTTCTACATAATTCCATTTGATAAGAAATGCTTGTAATAATTGTAGAACTGCCATGGTGGTTGAGTACTGTTGTGGTGGTCTGTCCCTTGGGCATAAGAATACGAAATAATTAAAGTTTTCGAATGGATCGATTCATGTCgataaaagaaacagaaaagaaatgaaaatatcAAAATAACGGTAATTCGCAATTACAAGCGTTGTGAATTATTACAGCGTTTATTAGTGCGAAATAGCTTTATGAATGAGATAACTCTGATAAACCTTATCGTACCGTTGGTCGCTAAATCATTCTGCAAATAACATGCTTCGGTGACTCGCGATAGCCCCGTTTGAATACttttcattcacacacacatccatccatccatccgatcAGCCACGCACAGCTGGCATTCCCGATGATAACGTTCTCATAAGTACGTGTCAGTTCAGTCTCCTTGCGTTGCTCCAGCGCAGTCGTACGCAGTCGAAGCCAGCAGAAGGAACTCCCGGAACGGCAAGCGCCACCGTGGGCTGGGATAACCGCTGAAACAGCTGATAAAACACACAGTGCGGTGTAGTGAACAGTTTCCACCGACGCAGGTTGCATTGACCGGCCGGTACTTTACGCAAAACCCGTTTGCACTTGTCGCGTGATTGCAAGTGCGAGTgcgattgtttgtttacattgaGCCACGTCTGATCGGGAGCCCGAGACTCGAGCAGTGAGGTCGATTCGGCGTTCGTTGCGAGCTCGTTTGGTTCGTGCTCGAGCTCACGATGTCGAGCGATCGGGGCGACCTCTGTGTACAAGTACTCGAAGCTCTACCCAACTGCGGGCGGCTGTCTCGGCTGTTGGAATGTTTTTCGAACGAGTTTGCACGTGCTCCCAGCTTCGTTGTGCGCTGCAGTGGAAGGTACCTCGACTTCGCTGTCTAATAACTGGTCCAGTCCAGCACTGATTATCCTGCTATTTTCTCAGAGTGAATATTATTGGCGAGCATGTCGATTACTGCGGATATCCCGTCTTTCCGATGGCCATCGAGCAGACGATCCTGCTGGCGGTGGCTCCTTCGGACGACAATCTGCTGCACATCAAGAATGCCGACAGCAACTTCAAGCCGTACAAGTGTAATGTGCTCACATTCAggtaaaaaaatgataaatcaATTCGTTCGCCGGTATGATAATGACATCTGATGCTCGCTGTTTTCCTTCCCCAGCATTGATGTGCCCAGTGCCGGTGGACCGAACTGGTACCAGTACGTGCTGTGCGGCGTGAAGGGAATACTGGAAAACAGCACCATACAGCACGATGCTGCCCGAGGCATGATGATTATGCTGTCTGGCAACATTCCGCCGGCATCTGGACTTTCTAGCTCGAGTGCCATCGTCAGTGCCACCGTCCTGGGGACAGCGTACATGCATAACGTAAGTGTAGCCACCAGATTGAGCCTTGCCATATGCAACAAATTTATCCCATCGCAGGCCACGCTGAACAAACAAACTCTTGCCACCATTTCTGCCGAGTGTGAAAAGTTCATCGGAACGCAGGGCGGCGGCATGGATCAGGCCATCGCGTATCTGGCCCAGGAAGGATGCGCTCAGCTGATTGAGTGGAATCCGCTTCGAGCTACGCCGATCCAACTGCCCGCTAACGCCGTGTTCGTCATAGCCAACAGCTTGTCCGAAGCGAACAAGGCGGCCACGTCGGATTTCAATCAGCGTGTCGTGGAGTGTCGACTTGCCAGCAGGTAGGTTGAGCTGTTTAGCTGGAAGAACATTCACACATTAATCGAAGCCACTCATGCAGACTGTTGGCGAAGCAGATGAAGCTCAACTGGCGCGATCTGCATCGTTTCGCCGATCTGCAGAAAGCGCTCGGCCATTCCCTGGAGCAGATGGAAGCACTCGTGCATGCCAACCTGGGCCTGACCGTGTACACTAGGAGCGATTTGCTGAAGCTGCTGGAGGTAACGGAGGAGGACTTTTCCGCCAATCTGCTAACGCCCAACACGCGCCATTCGCAGACATTCAAACTCAGGCAGCGTGCGCTACACGTTCTGCAAGGTAGGCCGTTCGAAGCGATTCGAGGAGGACTTGAAACTTCTCTAACGCATAGCTTCTTCTCCCAGAGTCACTCCGAGTGCAACAGTTTATAGAAACGGCCAGATCCAACCCAGTCGACTGCATTCCGCGCCTGAAATCACTCATGAAGCAGTCACATGAGTCCTTGCGCACGCTTTACGAATGCTCGCACGATAACCTGGATCGGATTGTGGAGCTCTCGGATCAGCTGGGCGTAGGGACACGACTCACTGGAGCCGGGTAAGTGTGCACAGGAacagtgtgtgtatgcgtttcACTCACACTTGTACTCGTAGATGGGGCGGATGCGTCGTTGCACTGTGTGACGGTGTGGAGGAAAGCCAACGCTTCGTCGAAACGCTCAAATCGGAGTTTTACGCCAACCTGCCTAAGGCACAGACGTGCGACCTTGGGATTCTGTGCTTTGCCACCAGCCCGCAACGAGGAGCCGAAATTTATTCCATCGAACTGAAGCAACGCAACATTTTGGGCCCCTCAGCGTAAGCTATAATTGCCTTCAGCT
It contains:
- the LOC118509667 gene encoding RNA polymerase II-associated protein 3, yielding MDTIESQLMVRNKCEQLQQSIKELYAWQDQMKAATSAKAPPVDNSEAKTLPPVRSDVKAMSKFAEDHTTAEKQDQAESETVNKKVLADAEMLKERGNKQCKLGNYQEAIELYSQAIETYGENAAYYSNRALCYMNLDLFDDCLADCSTALEKDPKYLKAYYRRMQAFERLGENEKAATECRQILRLSQDEAELNAAKRDLARIEKRIESSPKPVSSPGKATTPAMDATLALVKQEADKYKELGNKHLARKDFEKAERSYTKAITLFSEEAIYYTNRSLCYWNLKDYDKCLADCNKAIQLDETYFRPYYRRMQVRELRGAYQSAVEDCRKFIELTKDEKQKATAEKDLQRLERLVKSEQPAKQAFVWSEIKKNAKLIKFVQKPPHLRSKKPLTRIAIKDLTPCPLVLPNRQQLPPAAKRKNIPDAVIDKIFNNNTGEQLIEPKETTNLEHLFPAHSNKLRNLFSPPTTPTEQRKPPFTAPPNKATAATVSKQGTTTTTTSKSEAKEHIKSAEAVKPVVLPSPPTQDKKVKDKSNHGSQDTCEPHPSPSTTAPVTAAPSSSLEPPTTVPDLPTSMPQFYTTWSGLTQDLRYKYLKVVSEKTSILRLLGAGLSNEILSEMLQILRTQFIPNQDSVTSVLKDLVANESIDILSLMMNEKDREAVKELLKYMEANEVKQADLQTIRRKLGCDER
- the LOC118509695 gene encoding N-acetylgalactosamine kinase-like, whose translation is MSSDRGDLCVQVLEALPNCGRLSRLLECFSNEFARAPSFVVRCSGRVNIIGEHVDYCGYPVFPMAIEQTILLAVAPSDDNLLHIKNADSNFKPYKCNVLTFSIDVPSAGGPNWYQYVLCGVKGILENSTIQHDAARGMMIMLSGNIPPASGLSSSSAIVSATVLGTAYMHNATLNKQTLATISAECEKFIGTQGGGMDQAIAYLAQEGCAQLIEWNPLRATPIQLPANAVFVIANSLSEANKAATSDFNQRVVECRLASRLLAKQMKLNWRDLHRFADLQKALGHSLEQMEALVHANLGLTVYTRSDLLKLLEVTEEDFSANLLTPNTRHSQTFKLRQRALHVLQESLRVQQFIETARSNPVDCIPRLKSLMKQSHESLRTLYECSHDNLDRIVELSDQLGVGTRLTGAGWGGCVVALCDGVEESQRFVETLKSEFYANLPKAQTCDLGILCFATSPQRGAEIYSIELKQRNILGPSA